In the genome of Octopus sinensis unplaced genomic scaffold, ASM634580v1 Contig08757, whole genome shotgun sequence, one region contains:
- the LOC115228006 gene encoding RNA-binding protein with serine-rich domain 1-like → MVVKNSQRRDSSSRSCSRSSSPSSGSSISSSSGSSRSSSPGAKAAIAAVKNSPRQPTKTERKARQSPIKRERTPPMRPLKVYVSGLTQNVNKLHIGEIFGTCGAILSTVMPVDPIHPEFSRGYAYVTFETPESAEAAVKMLNRGQIDGQNISVSLMQNTRTARRSPVHYRRPMSPVRRYRSPARRRYSPHRRNRARVGGSRSSSR, encoded by the coding sequence ATGGTCGTTAAAAATTCACAAAGACGTGACAGTTCAAGCAGATCATGTTCTCGAAGCTCATCTCCTAGTTCTGGGAGTTCTATCTCTTCATCTTCTGGTTCAAGTCGCAGTAGTTCTCCAGGAGCTAAGGCGGCAATTGCTGCTGTTAAAAACTCTCCCAGACAACCCACTAAAACCGAGAGAAAAGCCCGCCAATCTCCAATCAAGAGGGAAAGGACCCCTCCAATGAGACCCTTGAAGGTCTACGTCTCAGGACTGACCCAAAATGTGAACAAACTACATATTGGGGAGATATTTGGAACATGTGGAGCCATATTGAGCACAGTAATGCCAGTGGATCCAATTCACCCTGAATTTTCCCGCGGATATGCATATGTGACATTCGAGACCCCTGAGAGTGCAGAGGCAGCTGTAAAGATGCTGAACAGAGGACAAATTGATGGGCAGAACATAAGTGTGTCCCTCATGCAGAATACGAGGACTGCTAGGAGGTCTCCTGTCCATTATAGAAGGCCAATGTCCCCTGTGAGGAGGTATCGGTCTCCTGCAAGAAGGCGTTATTCTCCCCATAGGAGAAATAGGGCTCGTGTTGGTGGAAGTCGTTCTTCTTCTCGATGA